In Vibrio hippocampi, a single genomic region encodes these proteins:
- a CDS encoding prepilin-type N-terminal cleavage/methylation domain-containing protein: protein MKWGKGFTLIELTVAIVLLAIAMLTITTMLVPNIRNSAEPQYQVRAAALADSIFNQILTRSFDENSDHNGGYYRCGENGADGTLTSCTTLSQFGPDNNEAITGYNDVDDFGAANGMSAVYVIEPSVNSSERDLDELISDNGSYRNFTVNITVDYFVDNDQGIDQTNIIKRIQLEISASRYGPYLFTAYKGNY from the coding sequence ATGAAATGGGGCAAAGGATTTACCTTAATTGAATTGACCGTCGCTATCGTGCTGTTAGCCATCGCAATGCTAACCATCACCACGATGTTAGTCCCTAATATCAGAAATTCCGCTGAACCCCAATACCAAGTGCGTGCCGCTGCGCTTGCAGACAGTATCTTCAATCAAATTTTAACCCGTTCTTTTGATGAAAACAGTGACCATAATGGCGGCTATTATCGATGTGGAGAAAACGGAGCCGATGGCACATTAACCTCTTGTACGACCTTAAGCCAGTTTGGTCCAGACAATAACGAGGCGATCACGGGCTACAATGACGTGGATGACTTTGGTGCCGCCAATGGGATGAGTGCTGTTTATGTGATTGAACCCAGTGTGAATTCCAGTGAGCGGGATCTTGATGAACTGATTAGCGATAACGGGAGTTACCGCAATTTCACGGTGAATATCACGGTGGATTACTTTGTCGACAATGATCAAGGCATTGATCAAACCAACATTATTAAACGCATTCAACTCGAGATTTCCGCTTCACGCTATGGTCCTTATCTCTTTACTGCCTATAAGGGGAACTACTAA
- a CDS encoding type II secretion system protein yields the protein MQFARKQRHGFTVIELIVVIVLIATVSVIATSRYFGRSSYSAYTYQEAITSVIRQIQVNRMQSNLSANNPNSNYVLVVNSDCIGSVQGCALGSDGDYQRSDVIRSDNATFSLLGNPSSNQIEFDLKGNPSWSGSGDIKITIEAEGSTSALCINSQGYIQKDC from the coding sequence ATGCAGTTTGCCCGCAAACAGAGACATGGATTTACGGTTATTGAGCTGATCGTGGTGATTGTGCTGATCGCTACTGTGTCTGTTATTGCTACCAGCCGCTATTTTGGACGTTCGTCTTACTCCGCCTATACCTATCAAGAAGCGATTACCTCGGTGATTCGCCAGATCCAAGTGAATAGAATGCAGTCTAACCTGTCTGCGAATAATCCCAACTCTAACTATGTTCTCGTGGTCAATTCAGACTGTATCGGCTCTGTGCAAGGCTGTGCTTTAGGGAGTGACGGTGACTACCAACGCAGTGATGTGATTAGAAGCGATAACGCGACGTTTTCCTTGTTAGGCAACCCAAGCTCAAATCAGATTGAATTTGATCTCAAAGGCAACCCAAGTTGGTCCGGCAGTGGTGATATTAAGATTACCATCGAAGCGGAGGGAAGTACTTCGGCGCTATGCATTAATTCCCAAGGTTATATTCAGAAGGATTGCTAG
- a CDS encoding type II secretion system protein, with the protein MKKQAGFTLIEMVVVIVILGILAVTAAPRFLNLQGDARESSLEGLKGAMAGSTGIVYGKAAIDGVETDASDKTVSDGTTDGKITIAYGYPTASDAGIIAAVDMDTTNEWDVSEPTTVDNTPAIRVTLKGTTIADEDAKRCYVEYVESTGVGVTPTITVQADGC; encoded by the coding sequence ATGAAAAAACAAGCAGGTTTCACTCTTATCGAGATGGTCGTGGTCATTGTTATCCTAGGTATCCTAGCGGTAACAGCAGCACCGCGTTTCCTAAATCTTCAAGGCGATGCGCGTGAATCTTCACTAGAAGGCTTAAAAGGTGCAATGGCAGGCTCTACAGGTATTGTCTACGGTAAGGCTGCGATTGATGGCGTAGAAACTGATGCATCAGACAAAACAGTTTCGGACGGAACCACAGATGGAAAGATTACGATTGCATATGGTTACCCAACAGCGTCGGATGCAGGAATTATTGCAGCAGTAGATATGGATACAACTAATGAGTGGGATGTATCAGAACCAACAACAGTAGATAATACTCCAGCGATTCGTGTAACGTTGAAAGGAACGACCATTGCTGATGAAGATGCGAAGCGTTGCTACGTAGAGTACGTTGAATCAACAGGCGTAGGCGTAACGCCAACGATCACAGTTCAAGCTGACGGTTGTTAA
- a CDS encoding prepilin-type N-terminal cleavage/methylation domain-containing protein produces the protein MKNSKGFTLVELVVVIVVLGLLAVAALPRFINVTDQAKEASIEGVAGGFATAVLSARAQWEAEGRPTNDDGDYVVDYDGTEFRLTKSTTDNGFVREGYPTGLQGISGGQGESVTDAGCVDLMEELLQNPPSVTNGTVNDEKYFAEAETSTTCTYTQQEGKEHSFTYDVTTGSVTVSLDN, from the coding sequence ATGAAGAACAGCAAAGGTTTTACATTAGTTGAGTTAGTTGTAGTGATTGTAGTACTTGGTTTACTTGCTGTTGCGGCATTACCTCGTTTTATTAACGTCACCGATCAAGCCAAAGAGGCGAGCATCGAGGGTGTGGCAGGTGGTTTTGCGACCGCAGTTCTTTCGGCGCGTGCTCAATGGGAAGCGGAAGGTCGTCCAACGAACGATGACGGTGACTATGTCGTTGATTATGATGGTACAGAATTTAGACTGACTAAAAGCACCACTGACAATGGGTTCGTGCGTGAAGGTTACCCAACAGGTTTGCAAGGTATTTCTGGTGGTCAAGGTGAATCTGTCACCGATGCAGGTTGTGTCGATTTGATGGAAGAACTTCTTCAAAACCCACCGTCTGTAACAAATGGTACCGTCAATGACGAGAAATATTTTGCAGAAGCAGAGACATCAACAACCTGTACTTATACACAGCAAGAAGGTAAAGAACACTCTTTCACTTATGATGTGACTACAGGTAGCGTCACCGTTTCTCTGGATAACTAA
- a CDS encoding type II secretion system F family protein translates to MPNYVYTGRDINGSEVSGTLESPNEETAAGILISRGVIPIEIRQGSSGKSLIDNLNELLKPSVPLEVLVIFCRQLFSLTKAGVPLLRSMKGLTQNCTNKELKSALEEVVNELTNGRNLSSCMQMHSHVFSPLFVSMIAVGENTGRLDQALEQLASYYEQEVETRKRIKAAMRYPMFVLTFILGAMFVLNLKVIPQFSDMFARFGVDLPLPTRVLIATSNFFVNYWLLLIALIIGGLFAFRAWLATEVGREKWDKLKLKMPIVGGILNRAQLSRFSRTFSLMLKAGVPLNQSLGLSAEAIDNKFLENRIIEMKGAIEAGSSVSSTAVNANIFTPLVIQMISVGEETGRIDELLLEVSDFYDREVDYDLKTLTARIEPILLLIVAAMVLVLALGIFLPMWGMLDAMKGA, encoded by the coding sequence ATGCCAAATTACGTTTATACCGGCCGTGATATCAATGGCAGCGAAGTCTCAGGAACCCTTGAGTCTCCGAATGAAGAGACCGCAGCGGGTATTTTGATCTCGCGTGGTGTCATTCCTATCGAGATCCGCCAAGGTAGCTCAGGTAAATCACTGATTGATAACCTTAATGAATTACTCAAACCCTCAGTGCCCCTTGAGGTCTTAGTGATCTTTTGCCGTCAGCTTTTCAGTCTGACCAAAGCGGGGGTACCGCTGCTGCGCTCCATGAAAGGTTTGACACAAAACTGCACCAACAAAGAGCTCAAAAGCGCTCTTGAGGAAGTCGTGAATGAACTGACTAATGGTCGCAACCTGTCATCATGTATGCAGATGCATTCGCACGTGTTTAGTCCGCTGTTTGTTTCTATGATCGCCGTGGGTGAGAATACCGGTCGCTTAGATCAGGCACTAGAACAGTTGGCCAGTTACTACGAACAAGAGGTGGAAACTCGCAAGCGTATCAAAGCGGCGATGCGCTATCCTATGTTTGTACTGACCTTTATCCTCGGCGCAATGTTTGTACTTAACCTGAAGGTTATTCCTCAGTTTTCCGATATGTTTGCTCGATTTGGTGTCGATCTTCCTTTGCCGACACGTGTCCTGATTGCAACCTCGAATTTCTTTGTCAACTACTGGTTGCTGCTTATTGCCCTCATTATCGGAGGGCTGTTTGCTTTCCGTGCTTGGCTAGCGACTGAAGTGGGGCGAGAAAAGTGGGATAAATTGAAACTTAAGATGCCCATCGTCGGTGGCATATTGAACCGTGCCCAGTTATCACGTTTTTCACGAACCTTTTCTTTGATGCTTAAGGCGGGCGTTCCGCTTAACCAATCTCTTGGACTCTCGGCGGAAGCGATCGATAACAAGTTTTTAGAGAATCGCATTATTGAAATGAAGGGGGCGATTGAGGCTGGCAGTAGCGTCTCTTCAACGGCAGTAAATGCCAATATCTTTACGCCTCTGGTGATCCAGATGATATCGGTTGGTGAAGAGACGGGTCGAATTGATGAGTTGTTGCTAGAGGTGTCAGATTTTTACGATAGAGAGGTCGATTATGACCTCAAAACCTTAACGGCACGCATCGAACCGATATTACTCCTCATCGTTGCCGCGATGGTGTTAGTGCTTGCTTTAGGTATCTTCTTGCCTATGTGGGGCATGCTAGACGCAATGAAGGGAGCGTAA
- a CDS encoding GspE/PulE family protein: protein MQIKLRKRLGDLLVEEAIINESQLQQALATQRNTGRKLGATLIDLGMLSEQQMLSFLSQQLSLPLIDLSRAQIETESVQLLPEVHARRLRALVIGRKDENTLRVAMSDPADLFAQESLLNQLGQYSIEFVIAPEQQLIDGFDRYYRRTKEIASFAEQLQAEHQSTDSFEFSADVGESEEVTVVKLINSMFEDAIQVGASDIHIEPDADVLRLRQRIDGVLHETLLNEVNIASALVLRLKLMANLDISEKRLPQDGRFNIRAKGQSVDIRMSTMPVEYGESVVMRLLNQSKGVRRLEDSGLPSDLLVKLRRQLRRPHGMILVTGPTGSGKTTTLYGALTELNSPAKKIITAEDPVEYRLPRINQVQVNSKINLDFSSILRTFLRQDPDIILVGEMRDQETVEIGLRAALTGHLVLSTLHTNDSVDSALRMMDMGAPGYLVASAVRAVVAQRLVRRICPDCSHDHHLDDHTKQWLLSRFPNQVTHGFQKGQGCQNCNLTGFRGRIGVFEMLELDSAMMDALRANDAVLFAQTARASTEYKPLVVSAMELAMSGTVSLDEVMALGEGDASIDIEPIYI from the coding sequence ATGCAAATTAAGCTACGAAAACGACTGGGTGATTTGCTGGTTGAAGAAGCCATTATCAATGAGTCACAGCTGCAACAAGCATTAGCGACACAACGTAATACCGGACGTAAACTCGGAGCAACGCTGATTGATCTCGGTATGTTGAGCGAACAGCAGATGCTGAGTTTCTTGTCTCAGCAATTGAGCTTGCCCCTTATCGACTTAAGCCGTGCCCAAATAGAGACTGAATCTGTGCAATTATTGCCAGAGGTACACGCAAGGCGTTTGCGAGCGTTGGTTATTGGTCGAAAGGATGAAAATACCTTAAGGGTCGCCATGAGTGATCCGGCGGATCTATTCGCTCAAGAGTCTCTGCTGAACCAATTAGGTCAATACTCGATAGAGTTTGTGATTGCACCAGAGCAGCAACTGATTGACGGCTTTGATCGCTACTATCGACGCACCAAAGAGATCGCCTCATTTGCCGAGCAGTTGCAAGCGGAACACCAATCCACCGACTCGTTTGAATTTAGCGCTGATGTGGGTGAGAGTGAAGAAGTTACCGTCGTTAAACTGATCAACTCTATGTTCGAAGATGCGATTCAGGTCGGTGCCTCGGATATTCATATTGAGCCTGATGCCGATGTGTTGCGCCTAAGACAGCGTATTGATGGTGTGTTACACGAGACCTTACTGAATGAGGTCAACATCGCGTCAGCATTGGTACTGCGTCTCAAGTTAATGGCGAACTTGGATATTTCAGAAAAGCGTTTACCTCAAGATGGTCGTTTTAATATTCGAGCAAAAGGTCAATCGGTCGATATTCGTATGTCGACCATGCCAGTAGAGTATGGTGAATCTGTCGTGATGCGTCTGTTGAATCAGTCAAAAGGTGTGCGTCGTTTAGAAGATTCTGGTTTACCGAGTGATCTTCTGGTTAAACTTCGCCGCCAACTGCGTCGACCGCACGGTATGATTTTGGTGACCGGTCCAACGGGTTCAGGTAAAACTACTACGCTATACGGTGCGCTTACCGAGTTAAACAGCCCAGCGAAAAAGATCATTACTGCGGAAGATCCGGTGGAATACCGTCTGCCGCGTATTAACCAAGTTCAGGTTAACTCTAAGATCAATCTAGATTTCTCGTCCATTTTAAGAACGTTCTTGCGCCAAGACCCGGATATTATCCTAGTCGGTGAGATGCGTGACCAAGAGACGGTTGAGATCGGTCTGCGAGCCGCACTGACGGGTCACTTAGTGCTTTCGACATTACACACCAATGATTCGGTAGACAGCGCACTGCGAATGATGGACATGGGCGCGCCGGGTTATCTGGTTGCCAGTGCGGTGCGAGCCGTGGTTGCTCAGCGTTTGGTTAGGCGTATTTGTCCTGATTGTTCCCATGACCATCACCTCGATGATCATACTAAACAGTGGTTGTTATCACGTTTCCCCAATCAGGTCACTCATGGTTTTCAAAAAGGACAAGGCTGTCAAAACTGTAATCTGACAGGATTTCGAGGTCGAATTGGCGTGTTTGAGATGTTGGAACTCGACAGTGCCATGATGGATGCTTTGCGTGCTAATGATGCCGTGCTATTTGCCCAAACCGCACGCGCGAGCACGGAGTATAAACCTCTGGTTGTCTCTGCCATGGAGTTAGCCATGTCCGGAACCGTTAGCTTAGATGAAGTCATGGCATTGGGTGAAGGCGATGCTTCTATCGATATTGAGCCAATCTATATCTAG
- a CDS encoding tetratricopeptide repeat protein produces MSAINKALSELNQQQDPSKLAIKKAEIPTSNRTPAFVWVGVGFAMSVAMGGWAISQADSPTMANLEPNIEQSTVAPVVSVAPTNHTDAAIKTASPTVSTQSSPVTVYALPKAEPKAEPKPEPATQVTPSVSVAVAAISQAEVQVGKIAAKQSQSSQSAARLTPPQSVNNAATEPRQNKVNPVADKPVLIAQVTHNDDSIGQMIIEQVELSPEQLAEKAVARAKKSLDSNDIDSALAHYEDALRYTASNEQVRQQLAALYYGKGQINKAYQLLEDGINRNTEGEGLRIALTKLLIKEQQQEAALTPLVYLPNNPSQEYLSLRAGLAQRNKQTDLAYESYQLLTVKDRLNARWWMGLAIQQERKMEFAQAKESYQKALNMIGISSQSKAFIRDRLKVLASLEESGNAN; encoded by the coding sequence ATGAGTGCGATTAATAAAGCGCTAAGCGAATTAAACCAACAGCAAGACCCATCGAAGCTTGCCATCAAAAAAGCGGAGATCCCAACATCGAATCGTACACCGGCATTTGTTTGGGTTGGTGTGGGTTTTGCGATGAGCGTAGCGATGGGAGGTTGGGCGATTTCCCAAGCCGATTCACCGACGATGGCTAACCTTGAACCTAACATCGAGCAATCAACGGTTGCGCCAGTCGTCTCGGTCGCGCCAACAAATCACACTGATGCCGCCATCAAAACCGCGTCTCCAACTGTGAGCACTCAGTCATCTCCTGTTACCGTGTACGCTTTACCAAAGGCGGAGCCGAAAGCAGAACCAAAGCCTGAACCCGCGACTCAAGTGACACCGTCGGTTTCCGTTGCAGTAGCAGCAATTTCACAAGCAGAAGTACAAGTGGGTAAAATAGCAGCAAAACAATCCCAGTCGTCTCAATCGGCGGCTCGCTTAACCCCCCCTCAGTCAGTCAACAATGCAGCGACAGAACCGCGTCAGAACAAGGTAAACCCAGTCGCAGACAAACCGGTACTGATTGCTCAAGTGACCCACAATGACGATAGCATTGGACAAATGATTATTGAGCAGGTAGAACTCAGCCCAGAACAGTTAGCAGAGAAAGCCGTTGCTCGCGCTAAAAAATCCCTTGATAGTAATGACATTGATAGTGCGCTTGCCCACTATGAAGATGCCCTGAGATACACTGCCAGCAACGAACAAGTGCGTCAGCAGTTAGCGGCGCTTTACTACGGTAAAGGACAAATCAATAAAGCCTACCAACTGCTAGAAGATGGTATTAATAGAAACACAGAAGGTGAAGGGCTGCGCATTGCACTGACCAAGCTGTTAATTAAAGAGCAGCAACAAGAAGCAGCCTTAACACCGTTGGTGTATTTACCGAACAACCCAAGTCAAGAGTATCTCTCTTTACGCGCTGGTTTAGCACAACGCAATAAACAGACCGATCTTGCCTATGAAAGTTATCAGCTGTTGACAGTGAAAGACAGGCTGAATGCTCGTTGGTGGATGGGTTTAGCCATTCAACAAGAGCGAAAAATGGAGTTTGCTCAGGCCAAAGAATCTTATCAAAAAGCCCTCAACATGATTGGTATCTCTAGTCAGTCTAAAGCATTTATTCGCGATCGTTTGAAGGTACTCGCGAGCTTGGAGGAGAGCGGCAATGCAAATTAA
- a CDS encoding ExeA family protein: MYLDHFGLTQFPFSLTPNTAMFLGLAPHYEAIQTVVAGVELGEAVLKVTGEVGTGKTMVCRMLINQLSENYTLVYLPNPVLTGQELRLAIARELEIDLSDKETLLEHMQHKMIQAKREGRPVVALIDEAQALSDEALETLRLLGNLETESSKLIHIVLFGQPELDQRLEQHNMRQLRQRITFSAKLRTMTCDETQAYIQQRMEWAGAQSHMFKAQHKIAIWKATKGIPRLVHQIAHKSLLLAFSAKSPVVTNQQLYLAIQDTFDAKKPTFKYPVLWGWKQQ, translated from the coding sequence GTGTATCTTGACCATTTTGGATTAACACAGTTTCCATTTTCACTCACCCCAAATACAGCGATGTTTTTGGGGTTAGCGCCACACTACGAAGCCATTCAAACCGTGGTGGCTGGTGTGGAGTTAGGTGAAGCCGTGCTTAAGGTGACGGGAGAAGTAGGCACGGGCAAAACCATGGTATGCCGTATGCTGATCAATCAGTTAAGCGAAAACTATACCTTGGTCTATTTACCTAATCCGGTGCTGACTGGACAAGAGTTGCGTTTGGCCATTGCTCGAGAGTTAGAGATCGACCTGTCAGACAAAGAGACGTTGCTGGAACATATGCAGCATAAAATGATCCAAGCAAAGCGCGAAGGTCGTCCCGTAGTCGCCTTGATTGATGAAGCTCAAGCCCTGTCTGATGAGGCGTTAGAGACGCTTAGGCTGTTGGGTAATCTTGAAACAGAAAGCAGCAAGCTGATTCATATCGTACTGTTTGGACAACCTGAGTTGGACCAGAGACTTGAGCAACATAATATGCGTCAGCTTAGGCAGCGCATTACCTTTAGTGCCAAGCTCCGAACGATGACTTGCGACGAGACTCAAGCCTATATACAACAAAGGATGGAATGGGCGGGAGCACAGAGCCATATGTTTAAAGCTCAGCATAAAATAGCCATCTGGAAAGCGACCAAAGGGATCCCACGATTAGTGCATCAGATTGCTCACAAATCGTTATTACTCGCGTTTAGCGCCAAGAGTCCAGTGGTCACTAACCAGCAGCTTTATCTTGCGATTCAAGACACTTTTGACGCAAAGAAACCAACATTCAAATACCCAGTGCTTTGGGGGTGGAAACAACAATGA
- the mshL gene encoding pilus (MSHA type) biogenesis protein MshL, which produces MRKVVISVCIAALAGCAMGHRDPVEIKQSLNEAVNNANNKSLDALPAMVEADLMPELGSSHLLTNQNVKRFRVQASNVNAKAFFTSLVKGTEYSVSLHPDVSGNITANLSDVTLDEVLDNVSDMYGYEIEKKGRIIQVFPAGLRTVSIPVDYLHFKRSGRSLTSITTGTITTNDSNSNSDSNSSSSSSSSSSNSSNSSSNNSESGGTTIETTSESDFWPALELAVTGLIGSGDGRSVVTTPQAGLLTLRAYPDEIRQVKEFISQSQERLHRQVILETKILEVTLSDGYQQGISWSDLGGALTIDRLAPSSTPVLGDIGSLLGGQTNLTISSGDFTAVLSFMETQGDVNVLSSPRVTAANNQKSVIKVGTDEYFVTDVSSTVGSGDDASVASDIELTPFFSGISLDVTPQIDDKGNVLLHVHPAVIEVTEETKEIQLSEGSIIVPLATSSIRESDSVIRAADGDVVVIGGLMKSASTDLVSKVPFFGDIPALGHLFRNTQKVTQKTELVILLRPTVVGVNTWQKEVERSRDILNEWFPENEAQQ; this is translated from the coding sequence AAAAGCTTAGATGCACTGCCCGCAATGGTAGAAGCGGATTTAATGCCTGAGTTGGGTAGCAGTCACTTGCTGACCAATCAGAATGTAAAGCGCTTTAGAGTGCAAGCGAGCAACGTTAACGCGAAAGCTTTCTTTACCAGTTTGGTGAAAGGCACCGAGTACAGCGTGTCACTGCATCCTGATGTTTCCGGCAATATTACCGCCAACCTTTCTGATGTCACCTTAGATGAGGTGTTAGATAACGTCAGTGATATGTATGGTTATGAGATAGAGAAGAAAGGGCGAATCATTCAAGTGTTTCCAGCGGGTCTGAGAACCGTCTCGATCCCAGTGGATTATCTGCACTTCAAGCGCTCAGGTCGCTCGTTGACATCCATCACTACTGGCACGATCACGACTAACGACTCAAATAGTAATAGTGACTCGAACTCGTCTTCATCAAGCTCTAGTTCAAGCAGCAACAGTAGTAACAGTAGCAGCAACAATAGCGAGAGCGGTGGTACTACGATTGAAACCACCAGTGAGAGTGATTTCTGGCCAGCACTCGAGTTGGCGGTGACCGGGTTAATCGGCAGCGGTGATGGACGCAGTGTCGTCACGACGCCACAAGCGGGCTTGTTAACCCTGCGCGCTTACCCTGATGAAATTCGCCAAGTGAAAGAATTTATTAGCCAATCTCAGGAGCGTCTCCACCGCCAAGTCATACTTGAAACTAAGATCCTTGAAGTCACGCTGAGCGATGGTTACCAGCAGGGCATCAGTTGGAGTGATTTAGGAGGCGCGTTGACGATTGACCGCCTTGCTCCTAGCTCAACGCCAGTGCTGGGTGATATTGGCTCACTGTTGGGTGGTCAAACTAACCTGACCATAAGTAGTGGCGATTTCACCGCTGTTTTGAGTTTCATGGAGACACAAGGCGATGTGAATGTGCTCTCTAGCCCACGCGTCACAGCTGCCAATAATCAAAAGTCGGTGATCAAAGTGGGCACTGATGAATATTTCGTAACGGATGTATCCAGTACGGTTGGATCGGGTGATGATGCCAGTGTTGCATCGGATATCGAGCTGACACCGTTCTTCTCGGGTATCTCATTGGATGTCACGCCACAGATAGATGACAAGGGTAATGTACTGCTGCATGTACACCCCGCTGTGATTGAAGTGACGGAAGAAACTAAAGAGATCCAATTATCGGAAGGTAGCATTATTGTTCCGTTAGCCACCAGTTCGATTCGTGAGTCTGATTCAGTTATTCGTGCGGCTGATGGTGACGTGGTCGTGATTGGCGGTCTGATGAAGTCAGCCAGTACCGATTTAGTGTCGAAAGTCCCATTCTTTGGAGACATACCAGCATTGGGGCACCTGTTTAGAAACACGCAAAAAGTGACACAAAAAACCGAATTGGTGATCTTATTGCGTCCAACAGTTGTTGGCGTAAACACTTGGCAGAAAGAGGTTGAGCGCTCAAGAGATATCCTGAATGAGTGGTTCCCAGAAAACGAAGCTCAGCAGTAA